One Drosophila virilis strain 15010-1051.87 chromosome 5, Dvir_AGI_RSII-ME, whole genome shotgun sequence DNA window includes the following coding sequences:
- the Ars2 gene encoding serrate RNA effector molecule homolog isoform X4 yields MRLQRFKNKYHPEDSVRRSEEQRGFLKRRTDVFLELLENGTIGSVKVDSSQADSLVRVLDTCVIKLEGGTDEDLKILDEKPKETPVVYERKSESTEASVVAKREPESPKQTKSEKGADEEQPVVVSPQRKSLRPVNSDEENWDDENDEMAAVPDAAKNEQQTEIVAAKPAKVQGDDDSIKSGSDKKLKKKKIKKRNRNSSDDESSSSSSFESDSDSDDEKLKAKYDVEEGLRADQKAEAQKDKEEAATVAKANPLPPDSPQPEGGTALQDAAAIKSEQSDEQQEKDAEQPAELQADEPAAAKNGEEPEKTEKNEVETKSTADDVTETIDLDKVKDGPQPRALHRTSSIFLRNLAPSITKAEIEAICTRFSGYLRVAIADPLVERRWYRRGWITFTRDVNIKEICWSLNNQRLRDCEMGAIVNRDLSRRVRPANGITAHKQIVRADIKLCAKIAMNLDERFKLWSEADSTQQQPDAESKPSADATNGSGGSSTTYGFNSKNPVLQNITDYLIEEASAEEEELLGLAGDNKDGEGEPIERDEQLISVLDRLVLYLRIVHSVDYYNHCEYPYEDEMPNRCGIIHARGPPPMRVTSNDVQEYIKAYDGKLQQFLTKSVQLSDDEIKELGAKNPETEVEKFVQANTQELAKDKWLCPLSGKKFKGPEFIRKHIFNKHEEKVDEVRKEVQYFNNYLRDPKRPQLPEHPGSSKRTESESGRGSGGYRPPMYPPFSAMPYGFAPPMMGGGGRGGRNFPPVRREMPLEHQRRLIGYHDLDAPVNSDMFD; encoded by the exons ATGCGCTTGCAAAG gtttaaaaacaaataccatCCCGAAGACAGTGTGCGACGCAGCGAGGAGCAACGCGGCTTTTTGAAG AGACGCACCGATGTGTTTCTGGAACTGCTCGAGAACGGCACTATTGGCAGCGTTAAGGTGGATTCCTCGCAGGCGGATTCTTTGGTGCGAGTCCTGGACACTTGTGTGATTAAACTGGAAGGCGGCACCGATGAAGATCTTAAGATACTCGATGAGAAGCCCAAAGAGACGCCAGTTGTATATGAGCGCAAATCTGAATCGACAGAAGCCTCAGTTGTCGCCAAGCGAGAGCCTGAAAGTCCCAAGCAGACAAAATCAGAGAAAGGCGCTGATGAGGAACAGCCAGTGGTTGTGTCGCCGCAGCGTAAGAGCCTGCGGCCTGTAAACTCCGATGAGGAGAACTGGGATGATGAGAACGATGAGATGGCTGCGGTGCCAGATGCCGCTAAAAACGAGCAGCAAACAGAAATAGTGGCTGCGAAGCCGGCCAAAGTGCAAGGCGATGATGACTCGATCAAAAGCGGCAGCGATAAAAAgctaaagaagaaaaaaatcaagaaacgaaatcgcaacagcagcgacgaTGAGAGCTCATCCTCATCCAGTTTCGAGTCGGACTCGGACTCTGACGATGAGAAGCTGAAAGCGAAATATGATGTGGAGGAGGGTTTGCGCGCCGATCAAAAAGCGGAGGCACAAAAAGACAAAGAGGAGGCAGCAACGGTGGCCAAAGCTAATCCGCTGCCACCCGACAGTCCCCAGCCAGAGGGCGGCACTGCCCTCCAGGATGCGGCAGCTATCAAAAGTGAACAGAGCGATGAGCAGCAGGAAAAAGATGCGGAGCAGCCAGCTGAGCTGCAAGCGGACgagccagcagcagctaaaaatGGGGAGGAGCCggagaaaacagaaaaaaacgaGGTGGAGACGAAATCAACGGcggatgatgtgaccgagacaATCGATTTGGACAAGGTAAAGGACGGACCACAGCCACGAGCATTGCATCGCACCTCGTCAATATTCCTACGCAATTTGGCGCCGTCAATAACGAAGGCAGAAATCGAAGCGATCTGCACCCGCTTTAGTGGGTATCTACGCGTGGCCATTGCCGATCCGCTGGTGGAGCGACGCTGGTATCGCCGCGGCTGGATAACCTTTACACGCGACGTTAACATCAAGGAGATCTGTTGGAGTCTAAACAATCAGCGTTTGCGTGACTGCGAAATGGGCGCCATTGTCAATCGGGATTTGAGTCGACGTGTGCGTCCCGCCAATGGCATCACAGCGCACAAGCAGATTGTACGCGCTGACATCAAGCTGTGCGCAAAGATTGCCATGAATCTGGATGAACGTTTTAAGCTGTGGAGCGAGGCAGATtccacgcagcagcagccggatgCGGAAAGCAAACCCAGCGCGGACGCAACCaatggcagcggcggcagttCGACCACATATGGCTTCAATTCCAAAAATCCTGTGCTTCAAAACATAACCGATTACCTCATCGAAGAAGCCTCTGCTGAGGAGGAGGAACTGTTGGGCTTGGCCGGCGATAACAAAGATGGCGAGGGTGAGCCCATTGAACGGGATGAGCAGCTTATTTCGGTTCTGGATCGTCTGGTGCTCTATTTGCGCATTGTGCACTCGGTGGACTACTATAATCATTGCGAATATCCGTACGAGGATGAGATGCCAAATCGCTGCGGTATCATACACGCACGTGGACCACCGCCTATGCGCGTCACCAGCAACGATGTCCAGGAATACATCAAGGCCTACGACGGTAAGCTGCAGCAGTTTTTAACCAAGAGCGTGCAGCTGAGCGATGATGAGATCAAAGAGCTGGGTGCTAAGAATCCCGAAACCGAGGTGGAGAAATTCGTGCAAGCCAATACACAGGAACTGGCCAAGGATAAATGGCTGTGCCCTCTGTCGGGCAAAAAGTTCAAGGGTCCCGAGTTCATACGCAAGCACATCTTTAACAAGCACGAGGAGAAGGTGGACGAGGTGCGCAAGGAGGTGCAATATTTCAACAATTACTTGCGTGACCCCAAGCGGCCACAGCTGCCAGAGCATCCGGGCAGCTCCAAGCGTACTGAATCAGAGTCTGGTCGTGGTTCTGGCGG CTATCGGCCACCCATGTATCCGCCATTCTCAGCTATGCCCTACGGATTTGCACCGCCCATGATGGGCGGCGGTGGACGCGGCGGACGCAATTTTCCTCCAGTGCGCAG AGAAATGCCCTTGGAACACCAACGCCGGCTTATCGGTTACCATGATTTGGATGCGCCCGTTAATTCCGATATGTTTGACTAA